Part of the Streptomyces sp. RFCAC02 genome is shown below.
CGCCTCGATCCGGACGAAGACGTCGCCCTGCACCGGCATCCAGGAGGTCGGGCCGGTGCGCAGCAGGCGTTCGCGCTCGGCCGGGTCGGCCACCAGGGTCGCCCGGCCGGTGACCACCACGCTCCAGCCGGACCGGCGCGCGGCGTCGAACTCGTCCGCCTCGAAGGCGACGACGGCGCCGTGGACGGCCCGCGCGAGGTCGGAGCCCGCCGACGTGCGCAGCAGCACCGCCTCGTC
Proteins encoded:
- a CDS encoding pyridoxamine 5'-phosphate oxidase family protein produces the protein MVHNDGFRSLDRQECLRLLAEVPVGRVVYTRQALPAVLPVNFTLDTDEAVLLRTSAGSDLARAVHGAVVAFEADEFDAARRSGWSVVVTGRATLVADPAERERLLRTGPTSWMPVQGDVFVRIEAEMVTGRELTDARVAG